A region of Rickettsiales bacterium DNA encodes the following proteins:
- a CDS encoding alpha/beta hydrolase, with translation MPDIIIPGPEGRIEARYHHAEQPGAPIALVLHPHPLYGGTMNNKIVYHLYHAFVRHGFSVMRFNFRGVGRSQGTYDEGIGELSDAASALDWLQQQNPEASTCWIGGFSFGAWIAMQLLMRRPEIEGFLTVAPPANLYDFSFLAPCPSSGLIVQGNRDEIVPHDDVIKLKEKVITQKGRVIDYAEVNGADHYFRNQLDELNSVVHEYMTGRRAEFTGRRQPPDKRRRQLPRE, from the coding sequence ATGCCTGATATTATCATCCCCGGCCCTGAAGGCCGCATCGAAGCTCGTTATCACCACGCTGAACAGCCTGGAGCGCCTATTGCGCTCGTGCTTCACCCCCACCCGCTTTACGGCGGAACGATGAATAACAAAATCGTTTATCACCTGTACCACGCGTTTGTACGCCATGGTTTCTCGGTGATGCGCTTCAACTTCCGTGGCGTTGGCCGCTCACAAGGCACGTACGATGAAGGTATCGGCGAATTGTCTGATGCTGCATCTGCGCTAGATTGGCTTCAACAGCAAAATCCAGAAGCTTCGACTTGCTGGATTGGCGGATTCTCATTCGGTGCTTGGATTGCGATGCAACTACTAATGCGTCGCCCAGAGATTGAAGGCTTCCTCACCGTTGCCCCTCCGGCGAATCTCTATGATTTCTCATTCTTGGCGCCATGCCCATCATCGGGCCTTATCGTTCAAGGTAATCGCGATGAAATCGTGCCGCATGATGATGTGATCAAGCTGAAAGAAAAAGTGATTACGCAAAAAGGTCGCGTGATTGATTATGCGGAAGTCAATGGTGCAGATCACTATTTCCGTAATCAGCTAGACGAGCTGAACAGCGTCGTTCACGAATATATGACAGGTCGTCGCGCTGAGTTTACGGGCCGTCGTCAGCCGCCTGATAAGCGTCGCCGTCAATTACCGCGCGAGTAG
- a CDS encoding anhydro-N-acetylmuramic acid kinase: MNDTPIWAIGLMSGSSLDGIDVAAILSDGESVLEQGPSLTLPYDAEMQKRLHRGVYRESPDRGLLERDITLLHAEAVNQLLADFDKPVEVIGFHGQTIDHRPTDGVSIQIGNGALLAEKTGITVVNDFRSADIAAGGQGAPLVPLFHAALARDLPKPLAVINIGGIANISWLNEDGRISAFDTGPGNVLLNDWVKQHRDDMQCDEGGAFAAAGKVDEALLDYYLSHPYFEQAYPKSLDRNAFSLSPIEHLSLEEGAATLTAFTARSIALAAQYFPDMPKQWIFCGGGCHNKTMVEKLRKHCGNVVLASELGWDNDGLEAQAFAYFAVRALQRKPLTFPETTGATHPVSGGAVYFIS; this comes from the coding sequence ATGAACGATACGCCAATATGGGCCATTGGCCTCATGAGTGGAAGCTCGCTAGACGGAATTGATGTCGCGGCGATTCTAAGCGATGGCGAATCGGTATTGGAGCAAGGGCCGTCTTTGACGCTGCCTTACGATGCTGAAATGCAAAAGCGGTTGCACCGTGGCGTCTACCGTGAATCGCCCGATAGAGGCTTGTTAGAGCGTGATATAACCTTGTTACACGCGGAGGCGGTCAATCAATTGCTCGCCGATTTTGATAAGCCGGTTGAGGTGATCGGCTTTCACGGGCAGACGATCGATCACCGTCCTACAGATGGCGTTTCTATCCAAATTGGTAACGGTGCGCTGCTGGCTGAGAAAACCGGTATTACGGTCGTAAATGATTTTCGCAGTGCTGATATTGCCGCAGGTGGGCAGGGTGCTCCGCTTGTACCGCTCTTTCATGCGGCATTAGCACGTGATTTACCGAAGCCACTCGCGGTTATCAATATCGGAGGTATCGCCAATATTAGCTGGTTGAACGAAGATGGCCGCATTAGCGCCTTTGATACGGGGCCGGGAAATGTGTTGTTGAACGACTGGGTAAAACAACATCGTGACGATATGCAATGCGATGAGGGCGGCGCTTTCGCGGCTGCCGGTAAGGTGGATGAGGCGCTGTTAGATTATTACTTAAGTCACCCGTATTTCGAGCAAGCCTATCCAAAATCATTGGATCGCAATGCGTTCTCGCTGTCTCCGATTGAACATTTATCGTTGGAAGAGGGTGCCGCAACGCTCACTGCCTTTACAGCGCGTAGTATCGCCCTTGCTGCGCAATATTTCCCTGATATGCCAAAGCAATGGATATTCTGCGGCGGCGGGTGCCATAACAAAACGATGGTTGAAAAGCTGCGTAAACATTGCGGCAATGTAGTACTCGCTAGCGAATTAGGTTGGGATAATGACGGATTAGAAGCGCAGGCCTTTGCTTATTTTGCCGTTCGAGCTCTCCAGCGCAAACCACTGACTTTCCCTGAAACAACCGGTGCAACGCATCCTGTTTCTGGCGGCGCGGTGTATTTCATTTCTTGA
- a CDS encoding TetR/AcrR family transcriptional regulator, translated as MARRSDHSRDEIKQMAILKGVEIIREHGLKELSARKLATAIGYTVGTLYNVFQNHDDIVVHINAATLDVMTHNIAQLSSELTQAPTLEEAIRLLSFSYLAFAKQEYHLWNSVFEHDISKDDLPSWYQDKTGALFGVIESLLLAKPTCNPQEASTHAKVLWASIHGICSLSMNGKLALLDAAPVETLIETFLGNYKLLSA; from the coding sequence ATGGCTCGACGAAGCGATCATTCACGTGATGAAATCAAGCAAATGGCGATCCTCAAAGGAGTCGAGATCATCAGAGAACATGGCTTAAAGGAACTGAGCGCCCGCAAACTAGCAACGGCTATCGGCTACACGGTCGGCACGCTCTATAACGTTTTTCAAAACCATGACGATATTGTGGTCCATATTAATGCGGCCACGCTTGATGTCATGACCCACAACATCGCCCAACTCTCAAGCGAGCTTACCCAAGCCCCTACCCTAGAAGAGGCAATCCGTTTACTATCCTTTAGCTACTTGGCATTCGCCAAACAGGAATATCATTTATGGAATTCTGTATTCGAGCATGACATTAGCAAAGACGACCTCCCCAGCTGGTATCAGGACAAGACCGGCGCGCTATTTGGCGTTATTGAGAGCCTATTATTAGCCAAACCAACCTGCAATCCGCAAGAAGCCAGCACCCATGCAAAAGTGCTCTGGGCCTCTATTCATGGTATTTGCAGCCTCAGCATGAATGGCAAACTTGCATTGCTTGATGCGGCTCCGGTTGAAACGCTTATCGAGACATTCTTAGGTAACTATAAGCTACTGAGTGCTTGA
- a CDS encoding diacylglycerol kinase codes for MSQSKLFDIRHKFESLGYSLAGLAIATKEEVSFQQELLLSALLIPLALFAFDITGVEKALLVGSIFLILITELLNTAVEATIDRISDEKHPLSKKAKDTGSAAVLLALLNALIIWCLILLAR; via the coding sequence ATGTCGCAAAGTAAGTTATTTGATATTCGCCATAAGTTTGAATCATTAGGCTATTCTTTGGCCGGGCTAGCGATTGCAACGAAAGAGGAGGTCTCCTTTCAGCAGGAATTGCTGCTAAGCGCCCTTCTGATTCCTCTAGCATTATTCGCTTTCGATATTACGGGTGTAGAAAAAGCACTCTTGGTGGGGAGCATTTTTCTCATCCTCATCACAGAGCTTCTCAATACGGCGGTTGAGGCTACGATTGATCGGATATCAGATGAGAAACATCCGCTCTCGAAGAAGGCAAAAGACACAGGCAGTGCTGCCGTATTGCTGGCGCTGCTAAATGCTCTCATAATCTGGTGTTTAATACTACTCGCGCGGTAA
- a CDS encoding MFS transporter, with protein sequence MIKKEDKEITTAGKGFSALLILQFLGSLNDNFFRSALAVLIVYYGSANPEASLSAPVLIALCSMLLVLPFPFISTISGQLADKMDKAKLIINIKLAECLIMSLGCYAFYMENITLLIFTLALSGVQSAFFGPVKYSIIADLVGEDRLVSANGKVSATTYLSVLLGLTLGGLVYEFDYASQIAGFAVIGAALLGLIASFFIPAIAVADSDKRVSYNIIEEALSVTLAAFENRQVYYAILGLSWFIAVSAIMMSQFPVYAKWVGADNEVYTLFLSVFTVGVSLGSLACRYVLKDKVTAIYAPLSALAMSLFIGLMMWQSTPMHEVEVLMGIDAFLAVGGNLYLLLWMFFTAFAGGIYVVPFYTLIQARVGRKERSRIIAARNIINSAFIVTAMLLAVLLLEMGLDVVALFTALACVNGVVVILLVLKLPDCAPKLAQFIEWKKGASYVAK encoded by the coding sequence ATGATAAAAAAAGAAGACAAAGAAATAACAACGGCAGGCAAGGGCTTCAGCGCTCTTCTGATATTACAGTTCCTAGGATCCTTGAACGATAACTTCTTCCGAAGTGCTTTGGCGGTGCTGATTGTTTATTACGGATCAGCCAATCCAGAGGCGAGCTTGAGTGCACCGGTATTAATCGCATTATGTTCGATGTTACTGGTGCTTCCATTTCCGTTTATTTCAACCATTTCAGGGCAGTTGGCAGATAAGATGGATAAGGCAAAACTCATTATAAACATAAAGTTAGCGGAATGTTTGATTATGTCGCTGGGCTGCTACGCATTCTATATGGAGAATATTACCTTGCTGATCTTCACTTTGGCGTTGAGCGGCGTACAATCTGCTTTTTTTGGCCCTGTGAAATACAGCATTATCGCAGATTTAGTGGGCGAGGATCGCCTAGTTTCTGCCAATGGAAAAGTATCTGCGACCACTTATCTTTCCGTTTTGTTAGGGTTAACGTTGGGCGGCTTAGTTTATGAGTTTGATTATGCTTCTCAAATTGCAGGATTCGCCGTTATAGGTGCTGCTCTATTAGGCTTGATTGCCAGCTTTTTTATTCCGGCCATTGCTGTTGCAGATTCAGATAAGCGAGTGAGCTATAATATTATAGAAGAAGCCCTATCGGTCACCCTTGCTGCATTTGAAAATCGTCAGGTTTATTATGCGATTTTGGGGCTCTCATGGTTTATCGCTGTATCTGCTATTATGATGTCTCAATTCCCTGTTTATGCCAAATGGGTGGGCGCGGATAACGAAGTTTACACCCTCTTCTTATCGGTCTTTACGGTGGGGGTCTCACTCGGTTCGCTGGCTTGTCGCTATGTTTTGAAAGATAAAGTGACCGCAATTTACGCTCCGCTATCCGCTTTGGCGATGAGCCTGTTTATTGGCCTTATGATGTGGCAATCCACGCCGATGCATGAGGTCGAAGTGCTGATGGGTATCGACGCATTTCTAGCGGTTGGCGGTAACCTTTATTTACTGCTCTGGATGTTTTTCACTGCCTTTGCCGGTGGGATCTATGTCGTGCCTTTTTATACATTGATTCAAGCCAGAGTAGGTCGCAAGGAACGTTCGCGTATTATTGCGGCCCGAAATATTATCAACTCCGCCTTTATTGTGACGGCGATGTTGCTAGCGGTGTTGCTACTGGAGATGGGTTTAGATGTGGTGGCTCTCTTTACGGCTTTAGCTTGTGTTAACGGAGTGGTTGTCATCTTATTGGTGCTAAAATTACCAGATTGCGCGCCGAAACTAGCGCAGTTTATCGAATGGAAAAAGGGAGCCAGTTATGTCGCAAAGTAA